From the Variovorax paradoxus genome, the window GCAGGACAGCGGCACCCTCTCCATCGCCACCACCCACACCCAGGCGCGCTATGTGCTGCCGGTGCCCGTGGCCAACCTGCGCGAGGCCTACCCCAAGGTCAACGTGAGCCTGCACCAGGGCTCGCCCGACCAGGTGGCGCGCATGGTGATCGACGAGATCGCCGAGATCGGCATCGCCACCGAATCGCTCGACGGCTATGCAGAGCTCGTCACGCTCCCCTGCTACGAATGGCAGCACGTGCTGGTGCTGCCCAAGGACCACCCGCTGGCCGCCAAGGAGCGCATTTCGCTCGAGGACCTGGCGACAGAGCCGATCATCACGTACCACCCCTCGTTCACCGGGCGCACGCGCATCGACCATGCGTTCGCCCAGAAGAAGCTCACGCCGCGCATCGCGCTGGAGGCGATCGACTCGGACGTGATCAAGACCTACGTGCGGCTGGGCCTGGGCGTGGGCATCGTGGCCGAGATGGCGGTGCGCGACGAGTCGAATGCCGACCTCGTGGTGCGCCCCATGGGCCATGTGTTCGGCCAGAACATCGCGCGGGTCGCATTCAAGCGCAGCGCCTATCTGCGCAACTTCGTCTTCAAGTTCGCCGAACTGCTGAGCGACCGGCTCGACCGCAACCTGATCGCCAAGGCGCTGAGCGGCCACCAGCAGGACTACGAGCTATAACGCGATCACCCCCAGGCTTCGCGCACTTCGTGTCGCTTCGCCAACCCCCTTCCGGGGGCAACACCTTCGGCCGGCAAAGCCGGTTCCGCGGTGCTTCTGGAAAGGGCAGCGACGAGCAAGTGGAATGTGGACCAACCGTTGAAGAAATCACGTACATCATGAGCACCTCCCCACGCACGCCCGACGTCGGCACCAAGCTGCCCTCCGTGGGCACCACCATCTTCACCGTCATGTCGGCGCTGGCCGCCGAGAAGAGCGCGGTCAACCTGGGCCAGGGCTTTCCGGATTTCAACTGCGATCCGAAGCTGCTCGAGGACGTCACGGCGGCCATGGCCGCGGGCCACAACCAGTATCCGCCGATGCCCGGCATCCCGGCGCTGCGCGATGCGATCGCGGCCAAGCTCTCGGCGATGTACGGCCACAGCTACAGCGCGGCCACCGAAATCACGGTGACCGCCGGTGCCACGCAGGCCATCATCACGGCCATCCTCGCGGTGGTGCGCCCGGGCGACGAGGTGATCGTGCTGGAGCCCTGCTACGACAGCTACGTGCCCAACATCGAGCTGGCCGGCGGCAGCGTGGTGCGCGTGCCGCTGGTGCCCGGCACCTTCCGGCCCGACTTCGGCAAGATCGCCGCCGCGCTCACGCCGCGCACGCGCGCCATCATCATCAACACGCCGCACAACCCGAGCGCCACGGTCTGGACCGAGGCCGAGATGCGCCAGCTCGAGGAACTGCTCGCGCCGACGGACGTGTTCGTGATCAGCGACGAGGTCTACGAGCACATGGTGTTCGACAGCGCCCGCCACGAAAGCGTGGCCCGCTTCCCTGGCCTGGCGGCGCGCAGCTTCATCGTGAGCAGCTTCGGCAAGACCTACCACGTCACCGGATGGAAGGTCGGCTACGTGGCGGCGCCGGCACCGCTGATGGCCGAATTCCGCAAGGTGCACCAGTTCAACGTGTTCACGGTGAACACACCCATGCAGCACGCGCTCGCCCAGTACATGGCCGAGCCGAAGCCGTACCTGGAACTGCCGGCGTTCTACCAGCGCAAGCGCGACCTGTTCGCCGCCGGCCTGGCCGAAAAGACGCGCTTCAGGCTGTTGCGCAGCGAGGGCAGCTACTTCCAGTGCGTCGACATCTCGGCGGTGAGCGACCTGTCGGAAGCCGATTTCTGCCTGTGGCTCACCAGCGAGATCGGCGTGGCCGCCATTCCGCTGTCGGCCTTCTACGGCAACGGCTTCGACCAGCGCGTGGTGCGCTTCTGCTTCGCCAAGAAGGACGAGACCCTGCTGGCAGCGCTCGACCGGCTGGCCAAGCTCTGAATATGAAGCTCGCGGCACTCATTCGATAGTGCCTGCGGGGCGTGCGCCGACGGCTGGTGGCCGCAGCGGCGACGCCCGCGGTAGGACGTTCACTGACCGCCGAAGGGGCGGCTCTCCGGCGATCCATTCGACATGGCGGGAGGAGCATGAAAGCTCATCACAACCACTGCCCTGGAGAAAACATGTCGCTCTCGTTCATTCTGCTGATCATCCTGATCTTGATACTGATCGGCGCATTGCCCAGCTGGGGCTACAGCCGGTCGTGGGGCTACGGTCCCAGCGGCGGCGTCGGCCTGATCGTGCTGATCGTCGTGATCCTCGTGCTCATGGGACGCATATAGCCCGCACCTTGGCCGGAACGCTAAATGAAAGAAGCCCGCGCAAGCGGGCTTTTTTTCGTCTGCGGCGCCCCCTTGCTCAGGCCTGAAGCTGCGCCCACGCCTTGTCGAGCCGCTTCACGCTCACCGGCTGCGGCGTGCGCAGTTCCTGCGCGAAGAAGCTCACGCGCAGTTCCTCCAGCAGCCAGCGGAACTCGAGCATGCGGTCGTCCACCACGCCCTTGCGCTCCGCCACCAGTCGCCAGTAGCGCTGGTCCTGGGGCTTCAGTTCGACCAGCTTGGCGGCGTCGCGTGCAGGGTCGGCGCGCAGCTTGTCCAGGCGCAGCACGATGGCCTTCAGGTAGCGCGCGAAGTGCTGCAGCTGCGTCCAGGGTGCATCGGCAATAAAGCGCTTGCCGACAAGGCGCTGCAGTTGCTGCGCGGCGTCCTGCACCGCGTCGGGCTGGATCTTGGTGTCCTTGATCTTGCGCGCCGCCGCGGCGTACTCGACGAGGATGGTGCCGGCCAGCCGCGCCACCTCGTTGGCGATGAGCGTGAGCCGGCCGCGGCCCTCCTCGAGCCGCTTCTTGAAGGCGAACTCGTCGGTGGGCAGCGGCTCCTGCAGGAAGGCGCGGTCGATCGCCACGTCGATGATCTGCGTGCGCAGTTCCTCGGAAGTGCCCAGCGGCATGTAGGCCACCGACATCTTCTGCAGGTCGGGGATGTTCTTCTCGAGGTACTTCAGCGCGTCCTTCAGCTGCAGCGCGAACAGGCGGCGCAGGCCGGCGCGGTGCTTCGCTGCCGCCACGGCGGGCTCGTCGAACACCTCGATGGTCACCGCATCGCCTTCGTCGCGCAGCGCCGGGAAACCGATGAGCAACTGCGAACCGCGCCGCACCTCCATCAGCTCGGGCAACTCGCCGAAGGTCCATGCCGTGTAGCGCTGGCCGGCCGGCAGCGCAGCGGGCGCAGGCGCGGGTGCCGCCGTCGACGGCGTCCTGGCACGCTCGTCCGACGCGTCGGCCTTTTTCTCCGGCGCAGCTTTGACGTTCAACCCCGCCAGCGCCTGGAAGGCGCCGCGCGCCTGTGCGCCCAATTCGGCCTTCAGCGCACCGAGATTGCGACCCATGCCCAGCTGGCGGCCATGCTCGTCGACCACGCGCAGGTTCATGAACAGGTGCGGCGGCAGCATGTCGAGCTTGAAGTCGGCGCGCTTCACGTCGATGCTGGTCATGTCGCGCACGCGCTTGAGCAGCACGTCGGTCAGCGAGCCGCTGCCGAACAGCTCGGGCGCCGACAGCTCTTCGGCCAGCTTCGACGCCGACTCGGGCAGCGGCACCAGCCGCGAACGCGGACGCTGCGGCAGGCTCTTGAGCAGCGCCTGGATCTTGTCCTTCAGCATGCCCGTCACCAGCCACTCGCAGCGCTCCTCGCTCACCTGGTTCAGCACGAACAGCGGCACGCTCACGGTCAGGCCGTCCTTCGCGTCGCCGGGCTCGTGCAGGTAGGTGGCGGCGCAATCGACGCCGCCCAGCCGCAGCGTCGGCGGGAAGGACTGCGTCGTGATGCCGG encodes:
- a CDS encoding CysB family HTH-type transcriptional regulator, which translates into the protein MNLHQFKFVQEAVRRNLNLTEAAKALHTSQPGVSKAIIELEEELGVEIFARHGKRLKRVTEPGQHVIASIELIMREVGNLKRIGEQFSAQDSGTLSIATTHTQARYVLPVPVANLREAYPKVNVSLHQGSPDQVARMVIDEIAEIGIATESLDGYAELVTLPCYEWQHVLVLPKDHPLAAKERISLEDLATEPIITYHPSFTGRTRIDHAFAQKKLTPRIALEAIDSDVIKTYVRLGLGVGIVAEMAVRDESNADLVVRPMGHVFGQNIARVAFKRSAYLRNFVFKFAELLSDRLDRNLIAKALSGHQQDYEL
- a CDS encoding pyridoxal phosphate-dependent aminotransferase, producing MSTSPRTPDVGTKLPSVGTTIFTVMSALAAEKSAVNLGQGFPDFNCDPKLLEDVTAAMAAGHNQYPPMPGIPALRDAIAAKLSAMYGHSYSAATEITVTAGATQAIITAILAVVRPGDEVIVLEPCYDSYVPNIELAGGSVVRVPLVPGTFRPDFGKIAAALTPRTRAIIINTPHNPSATVWTEAEMRQLEELLAPTDVFVISDEVYEHMVFDSARHESVARFPGLAARSFIVSSFGKTYHVTGWKVGYVAAPAPLMAEFRKVHQFNVFTVNTPMQHALAQYMAEPKPYLELPAFYQRKRDLFAAGLAEKTRFRLLRSEGSYFQCVDISAVSDLSEADFCLWLTSEIGVAAIPLSAFYGNGFDQRVVRFCFAKKDETLLAALDRLAKL
- a CDS encoding DUF3309 family protein, encoding MSLSFILLIILILILIGALPSWGYSRSWGYGPSGGVGLIVLIVVILVLMGRI